In Bos indicus isolate NIAB-ARS_2022 breed Sahiwal x Tharparkar chromosome 19, NIAB-ARS_B.indTharparkar_mat_pri_1.0, whole genome shotgun sequence, the following proteins share a genomic window:
- the LOC109573490 gene encoding diazepam-binding inhibitor-like 5: protein MGGPGGRDNRPCLGPSPQSQLGLLAVQTRPPPPRAQARSRLTAGGVRTARPTAPPTGRSPPTKEQAAFSAGHHLERAEGPSLSTPMCQVEFEMACAAIKQLKGPVSDQEKLLVYSYYKQATQGDCNIPAPPATDLKAKAKWEAWNENKGMSKMDAMRIYIAKVEELKKNEAG from the exons ATGGGCGGCCCCGGGGGGCGGGACAATAGGCCGTGCCTCGGCCCCAGCCCGCAGTCTCAGCTCGGGCTTCTGGCGGTACAGACCCGGCCTCCGCCGCCCCGCGCGCAAGCGCGGTCCCGCCTAACCGCCGGCGGCGTCAGGACCGCCAGGCCCACAGCGCCCCCTACCGGCCGGAGTCCTCCCACCAAAGAACAGGCAG CTTTTAGTGCCGGACACCACCTAGAAAGGGCAGAAGGGCCCAGCCTCAGCACCCCCATGTGCCAAGTGGAGTTTGAGATGGCCTGCGCTGCCATTAAGCAATTGAAGGGGCCGGTGAGCGATCAGGAGAAATTGTTGGTGTACAGCTATTACAAACAGGCCACCCAGGGCGACTGCAACATCCCGGCCCCACCTGCCACCGACCTGAAAGCCAAGGCCAAGTGGGAGGCATGGAATGAAAATAAAGGGATGTCCAAGATGGATGCCATGAGGATCTACATTGCCAAAgtggaagaactaaagaaaaatgaagctggttAG